From a region of the Streptomyces caniferus genome:
- a CDS encoding haloacid dehalogenase-like hydrolase: MLTKRRWLAAGAALAVMGGGVAVAQTASAGPAPRHCPTLHVSKGWYGDNRAKLQKIIDERGSCADADGARPVAAFDWDNTVVKNDISDATLAWMLRHDKVLRPASWKATNKWLTEDAARALTEACGTSVPAGRPLPTSTDTGCTDEILDVYQDARTSTGKKAFTGEWNHRRTVPEYVWITQLFAGHSPAQLTGFARAARAENLAAPVGTEQKVGTHTMEGYVRYYAQQRDLIRTLKKANFDVYIVSASAEPLVRAWAPGVGIDREHTIGIRNLVSHGRLTTGVQGCGDVKDTHGEVLTYMDGKRCWINQEIYHVKGAKAWQQQDPAHRPAFAAGDAETDVTFVGDATSGHLAINRNKAELMCRAYDNGDHRWLVNPMFIEPKKRQADAYPCATTGYTRPDGTLGPVHRPDGSVIPDQKDTVY, encoded by the coding sequence ATGCTCACCAAGCGTCGCTGGCTTGCAGCGGGTGCTGCCCTCGCGGTCATGGGCGGCGGTGTCGCGGTCGCCCAGACGGCCTCGGCGGGCCCGGCCCCGCGTCACTGCCCCACCCTCCATGTCTCCAAGGGCTGGTACGGCGACAACCGTGCCAAGCTGCAGAAGATAATCGACGAGCGGGGCAGCTGCGCCGACGCCGACGGCGCGCGGCCGGTCGCGGCCTTCGACTGGGACAACACCGTCGTCAAGAACGACATCTCCGACGCCACGCTGGCCTGGATGCTGCGGCACGACAAGGTGCTGCGCCCCGCGAGTTGGAAGGCCACCAACAAGTGGCTGACCGAGGACGCCGCCCGCGCCCTCACCGAGGCCTGCGGCACCTCCGTGCCCGCCGGCCGTCCGCTGCCGACGTCGACCGACACCGGCTGCACCGACGAGATCCTCGACGTCTACCAGGACGCCAGGACCTCCACCGGCAAGAAGGCGTTCACCGGCGAGTGGAACCACCGCCGCACCGTCCCCGAGTACGTCTGGATCACCCAGCTGTTCGCCGGCCACAGCCCCGCACAGCTGACCGGGTTCGCCCGCGCCGCCCGCGCCGAGAACCTCGCCGCGCCGGTCGGCACGGAGCAGAAGGTCGGCACGCACACGATGGAGGGGTACGTCCGCTACTACGCCCAGCAGCGCGACCTCATCCGCACCCTGAAGAAGGCCAACTTCGACGTCTACATCGTCTCCGCCTCGGCGGAGCCGCTGGTCCGGGCCTGGGCGCCCGGTGTGGGCATCGACCGCGAGCACACCATCGGCATCCGCAACCTCGTCAGCCACGGCCGGCTCACCACCGGCGTGCAGGGCTGCGGCGACGTCAAGGACACCCACGGCGAGGTCCTGACGTACATGGACGGCAAGCGCTGCTGGATCAACCAGGAGATCTACCACGTCAAGGGCGCCAAGGCCTGGCAGCAGCAGGACCCGGCGCACCGCCCGGCCTTCGCGGCGGGCGACGCCGAGACCGATGTGACGTTCGTCGGTGACGCGACCTCCGGGCACCTGGCCATCAACCGCAACAAGGCCGAGCTGATGTGCCGGGCGTACGACAACGGCGACCACCGCTGGCTCGTCAACCCGATGTTCATCGAGCCGAAGAAGCGCCAGGCCGACGCGTACCCGTGCGCGACCACGGGCTACACCCGGCCGGACGGCACCCTCGGCCCGGTCCACCGCCCCGACGGCTCGGTGATCCCGGACCAGAAGGACACGGTGTACTGA
- a CDS encoding 3-oxoacyl-ACP reductase: protein MTDQTAVCRRLVGRTAVITGAGSGIGLATARRLASEGANVVCADIDEAAGKAAAAEVGGLFVQVDVTDSDQVEALYKTAFDTYGSVDIAFNNAGISPDDDDSILTTGLDAWKRVQEVNLTSVYLCCKHALPYMREQGRGSIINTASFVAVMGAATSQISYTASKGGVLSMSRELGVQFAREGIRVNALCPGPVNTPLLQELFAKDPERAARRLVHVPVGRFAEPEEIASAVAFLASDDSSFVNAAEFLVDGGIAGAYVTPV, encoded by the coding sequence GTGACCGACCAGACCGCAGTGTGCCGCCGCCTCGTCGGCCGTACCGCCGTGATCACCGGGGCCGGCAGCGGCATCGGCCTGGCCACCGCCCGCCGGCTGGCCTCCGAAGGCGCCAACGTCGTCTGCGCCGACATCGACGAGGCGGCGGGCAAGGCCGCCGCAGCCGAGGTCGGCGGCCTCTTCGTCCAGGTCGATGTGACCGACTCCGACCAGGTCGAGGCGCTCTACAAGACCGCCTTCGACACCTACGGTTCGGTCGACATCGCCTTCAACAACGCCGGGATCTCCCCGGACGACGACGACTCGATCCTCACCACCGGCCTGGACGCCTGGAAGCGCGTCCAGGAGGTCAACCTCACCTCGGTCTACCTCTGCTGCAAGCACGCGCTGCCCTACATGCGCGAGCAGGGCCGCGGCTCCATCATCAACACCGCGTCCTTCGTGGCCGTGATGGGCGCCGCCACCTCCCAGATCAGCTACACCGCCTCCAAGGGCGGCGTGCTGTCCATGTCCCGCGAACTGGGCGTGCAGTTCGCCCGCGAGGGCATCCGGGTCAACGCCCTGTGCCCCGGACCGGTCAACACCCCGCTCCTGCAGGAGCTGTTCGCCAAGGACCCGGAGCGCGCCGCGCGCCGCCTGGTGCACGTCCCCGTCGGCCGGTTCGCCGAGCCCGAGGAGATCGCCTCCGCGGTCGCCTTCCTCGCCAGCGACGACTCCTCGTTCGTCAACGCCGCCGAATTCCTGGTCGACGGCGGCATCGCGGGCGCCTACGTCACCCCGGTGTAA